The DNA window AACTGAGTGAAACGTAACCACATTTTAGTCTGTGCAAATCAGTTTAACttgctgctgtgctgtctggTTTGATACTGAATTTTCTGAGTTAGAATGTTGTTTAGGCTGAGATAACTAGGCAGTGCAGTGTTTGGCTTTCTTTGAGCTGGTCttaaacacataaacagcaCAAATGCTAAAACTATTTTAAGAAATCAAATGATGTTGTTCATGGGTCATTCATTTCTTCACCGAGATAGCAAACTCTAGCATCTGTAATcaggattaatccaacacacactgactcGTCTGAGACACCTACATCTCCATTTGGACATCAGGGCGTCAATGTCCATCAGGGAGGTCAGCAGCTGGAACGGCACCTGGAAGCGAGGCTCCTCTCTGTCAGAACAGACCACAGGTGAGTGTTGAGCAGGTGGACATTCAACAGGTGAAGTGAGTCAACACATTAAACGTGAGAAGATGAGGAGTGAGAGGACAGATGATCAGCACTGGGAAATGTGAATGGACAGGTGGACAGTGAGTGCGAGAAGATCTCACCTGTAGAAGTAGATCATGAGCGCGCCCTGAAATGCTTTATATGAGAGCCGTCGCTCACCTAAGGACAGCAAAGACAGTAGAAAgcaaattacattttatttggaTCACCAGCTTGTGGGACTTTTTAGATCATTTAAAAATCAACATGGAGATAAAATGGATTGAAGTACTGGTCAACAAGACATTGAGTGGTGTCTGGTTGTCGTcatggtgtctgtgtctgtgtgtgtgtgtgtgtgtgtgtgtgtgtgtgtgtgtgtgtgtgtgtgtgtgtgtgtgtgtgtgtgtgtgtgtgtgtgtgtgtgatgatcatCCTCACCTTTTCTCATCAGGTCTTCATGTCTTTGTTCATCAAACAGGGATGTAAACAGGTCTCTCTGCTTGATTAAATCCTTCATCTGCTCATCTTTGTCCTCTGACTCTGGTCTCATCTGTCCAATtagaataataatgaatgaatattGTAGCACTATAGATCATTGTTGACAGCATAATCATGATTTGAAGTTTCAGGAGGTTATAAACAAACCTCTAgtttctcgctctccctcttcagTTCCTCAGTGATGTTGGCCTCCAGTTTTCCCCAGAAGTTGAATCCTTTCTCCTCAAGGCCTGGGGTACATTCCAGCCATTGCTACAGCACACAGAAAGCAGGATATATATGTTTCATACACCATAATCTCAGACAATACCTGATACtggagaacatactgtatagcatgCTTCCATGTGTATCACTATATCCATACCATTACTACTGGAACAGCCAAAAGAAACATTATTAACGTAGCATACTATATGGCGTGTTGGCATGGAAAATGTCTTAGTGGCCTATAATGTGTTTGTTCTATGTTTACAATAACCATGCCTGGATGTAAACGAcacccaaaaacacacaaatgttcCTGTCTGATGTGATGTGTAGGGTGGCGCTGTATCATCGAgtcatcacctccaccacccgcAGCAGCGTGGGCTCCTGCTCAGAGCGGaggagcatctctctctcctggccaTGGAAGTTCTCCCGGTAGTGCTGTCGGTTGTAGGGAACCCGCCGCTCATTGGGAATGCCGAACTTGTTCTCCAGGAGACGGAACTGCAGGCTTTGGAAGCCAGAGGCTGGAGACAGGTACTCCCTGGTGTAGggcccgcaaacacacacacacacacacacacacacacacaccaatttaaGTATATGGTATTGGTGCACGCATCTAAGTTCATTTTGGCATGAAGACACAAATTACAGAATAAAAATGTTGGAATATAACTAGGTTCCATAACTtggaaaacaaatgaacaaataaataatgaaagatTGTCATCTGCTGACCTGAAGTCAAAGAAGTCCAATGCACTCATAGTCTCCAGGATAGCAAACTGTTCGATCAGGAGTTTGAAGATTTTGATGATTCTTTGGGTGCGTGTTGTCACCTTCAACATGTTACGTCCATTTTTCACCTGAAGTCAAGTGAAACATTTAGGACACCCACTAAACATTCCTCTCCTCTTGAGCTAGTTATCCATTATATCAGAGAGCGCTGGGTTAGAAATGTTTAGTAATATTTCATTTACTGTAAACCTTGGCCTTCACTTTTAAACACAAGTTCTGAATTTGTTGAAAAACTATTTCTCAATTTTTCATGACTGGAGGAAGGCATTATCTAGAAATATTTGTCCAGCTAAGCCACTGCAATGCACAcagacttttaaaaaaagacttACGTCTCCGCTTATGAAGATATCCCTCACTGAGTCCAGCTCCCATAAGATCTGCTTAAACCACAACTCATACGCTTCACCCAAGAAAAGAAGAATAAGCAGTTAAACATGATGACTATATTGACATAACAGgattttctgttgttgtttgatTGCAAGACATGTCAGAGATGATCAATGCAAATATGGAAAATGTGCTTCaacagtgatggagagaaacaAGAACTGTGTTGATTCAGATATATTTACCTTGGTGGGTAACTATGAATAGGTGCTCATCATGAATCTTATTGCCTTTCAATTCACTCTGAAGAGATTGGGCAGCCACAATCTTATCCAGCTGGGAAAAGAACAGCAGTACACATTTAGTTTTGTAGTAGTCTAGTTTGAATACTGGGTTTGTTAAATGCCTTTGAAAGCAGACGTCCCATCCAAACTGGGAATACATTGTAAGACAGTCTTGACAGTATTGTGAGCATGTTTTGTggttcattagtgtgtgtgtgtgtgtgtgtgtgtgtgtgtgtgtgtgtgtgtgtgtgtgtgtgtgtgtgtgtgtgtgtgtgcgtgcgtgtgtgtgtgtgtgtgtgtgtgtgtgtgtgtgagagtgatgtaCCTGCAGGTATTCTCCATAGATGATCCCTCCTTCACTGGCTTTGTTGGTTCCCTCCTGagagtcatctctctcttcctcctcgttCTTCTCTCTGAAGGGacagacagtacacacacacacacacacacacacacacacacacatacattagtaATGGTTTAAGTGTCACATGACAGACAGGTAGGAAAAGGCGTGAGCAGGGGTCAGACCCCTCACAGTACTTACAGGACTCTCCTCTGGAAGTACGGACATCCACTCATGGTTCTGCTGGACAGGGTCACACAAACAGTGATCTCTCTGATTCTTCTTTCCCTTGATCTCCCTCTCACTCGATGAGTTTgtctctcctttactctctgTGTTCTTCTCACGCAAATGAACTCTccctttatacagtatataaaggcCCTCCTCTATCCAACAGTTTCACTTTCAGTAAGCGATGACTCAAGAGAGGGTCATTGTGAAGTCAAATGTTTTCCAGCAAGTCTCTGTGTTCAAGTGTCTTTCACTTCTGCATTAATCTCACATTGGTCAATTGCTAAATTGATGTACCGCATATAATagcctgcacattctctcagaaaaaatgaataaagcatgtcaatttgtctccttctcctactccatcccctactcttGCAACTTTTGTGTATGTCAATAAGTGTGTAGATAGTGATTGTCGCAAACTTTATTATAAACTGTAACAGCCGGGTCTTCATTGTACATTTGCCCATATTTTGTCCATACATGGAAGTGTTCATGAGCTGAGATTCCCTGATAGAAAAGACAAGATTACAGCACACAGTGTTTAAACCAAATGTGACATCTTCATGCCATTACCAGcagggatgggcagtatttaTGATACATGTATTTAGGCTAAATTACatatttaaaatacaaaatagtattttgtaAGCTGTATTTTATTTGGTTGAAGAAAATGCATGACTGCATATTTTGTCAAAGTACTTTATAGGTGTCTATCTTTGTAGAATAAAAATACAGACAAACATTTTTGGTAACCAACACCTTTGGTGATGTGATCATAAAAGAGCAAACCAATGACTTTATTTTCCCATGACTTGGAGAAAGGGCGTGCAGAGGAGAGATGATCACGATTAAGTGAAGCATCCTGACTGTGGAGAATTGCACATCACATTGAATACAGAGAATTGCACATGACATCATCATGCTCTATTGAGtcatgtctgtccatctgtccaaAACGGAAGGCAACTGCCTGCTGTCTCGCTGCTTTCAGCTGCCTATAGCGAGGCACTTGCACTGGCAGGCAACAAGGCAGACTCGCAACATAGAACGTCGTTGCCGTTATACCGACAACTGACTTCACAATCCCAGTTTATCCTGGTCAACACCTGACTTCACAGTTTGACACACTCGCCTGGCTACCCaccccaaaaaacaaaaataaaaaatgaaactgtAATGTGACCATTACAGAATGAAAGTTTGAAATGAATCACTTCTCTCCGCCCTTCCTCTGCCCAACCTGTCCTCATCTGACCCTGCAGTTGAATGCTATTTTTACGTGTAACTTGAGTAGTGCTTAATTTCTAGCAACTACAAACTGATGATTGTAAAATAGAATAGGCCTACTTTCTATATTTATTCAAAAGCCAGTTGTTTAAAGTTCGGATGTAAGTTGCTTAAAGGTGAGTGACGGTCGGAAATGGAAAAAACAGCTATTTGCTGGAAAGAAAACATAAATAGACATAATCCAACTAGTATGCATTTGTACATAGAATGGCAGGACTAGTTTGCCCCAACGTCAAAATTACCTATGTGAGGCCCTGAGATCACAAACATTCCATATCGTTTTTCAGACATATCCCTTGTTAAGATTTTTCTGGATTCTCTGAATAGTTTAatggtacagtactgtatactgtactgtatgtgccatgAAATCTCAATGCTTTGAAATCTTTCACTGAGGAGCATAGTCTTATACTTTTGTGCATTTTCCCACAGTTTTTCACAGAGTAATGAATACTGTAactttgcatctttacttttgAGAGAGACTGCCACTCTAGAATGCTTTTACCCATCATGGTGCCGGTTAACTTAATtagttgtgaaatgttcctcATATGGTAGTTTATTTAGAATGACACAACTTATACAGccttgttttattttatattttttagtCATATTGTGGcatgaaattcaaaatgaacatactATTTTTCAGAAATATAATTTTATCagaaatataatataaataagAATACAATAAATGTTCTC is part of the Sardina pilchardus chromosome 22, fSarPil1.1, whole genome shotgun sequence genome and encodes:
- the LOC134070396 gene encoding tryptophan 2,3-dioxygenase A-like isoform X1, yielding MSGCPYFQRRVLEKNEEEERDDSQEGTNKASEGGIIYGEYLQLDKIVAAQSLQSELKGNKIHDEHLFIVTHQAYELWFKQILWELDSVRDIFISGDVKNGRNMLKVTTRTQRIIKIFKLLIEQFAILETMSALDFFDFREYLSPASGFQSLQFRLLENKFGIPNERRVPYNRQHYRENFHGQEREMLLRSEQEPTLLRVVEQWLECTPGLEEKGFNFWGKLEANITEELKRESEKLEMRPESEDKDEQMKDLIKQRDLFTSLFDEQRHEDLMRKGERRLSYKAFQGALMIYFYREEPRFQVPFQLLTSLMDIDALMSKWRYSHVCMVHRMIGSKMGTGGSSGYHYLRSTISDRYKVFVDLCNLANFLVPRHWVPELNTAGDSVLSTTNTCRG